In one window of Tachypleus tridentatus isolate NWPU-2018 chromosome 2, ASM421037v1, whole genome shotgun sequence DNA:
- the LOC143244771 gene encoding uncharacterized protein LOC143244771 → MNLSLHVGELVNEDVRDNIKPLVEKVNDTVQDAEEPKQPVVQDIGDIMQLVVPDEDEPVQLAVQNMEKSQRPIVQDATESAYQDENKSEQLLVQDVYGPKKPETQDVIQDANDTVQLVLQDVNKITVNDVNVTKVPVSRVNGSENILSGESEKRR, encoded by the coding sequence ATGAACCTTTCCCTACATGTAGGTGAGCTTGTAAATGAAGATGTGAGGGATAATATAAAGCCTTTAGTTGAAAAGGTGAACGATACTGTACAAGATGCAGAAGAACCTAAACAACCTGTAGTTCAAGATATAGGAGATATTATGCAACTCGTAGTTCCAGACGAAGATGAACCTGTTCAGCTTGCAGTTCAAAATATGGAGAAATCTCAAAGACCTATAGTTCAAGATGCAACAGAATCTGCATATCAAGATGAAAATAAATCTGAACAGCTTTTGGTTCAAGATGTTTATGGACCTAAAAAACCTGAAACTCAAGACGTAATTCAAGATGCAAATGATACAGTACAGCTTGTTTTGCAAGATGTTAATAAGATTACTGTCAACGATGTGAATGTCACTAAGGTTCCAGTTTCAAGAGTGAATggatctgaaaatattttgagtGGTGAATCAGAAAAAAGGAGGTGA